The Watersipora subatra chromosome 1, tzWatSuba1.1, whole genome shotgun sequence genome has a window encoding:
- the LOC137386000 gene encoding small ribosomal subunit protein eS10-like, with the protein MLMPKKNRVAIYEALFKDGVLVAEKKLSMDKHPDIEVPNLHVVKAMMSLKSRGYVKEQFAWRHYYWYLTNDGIEYLREFLHLPAEIVPSTLKRQQRADTARPRGRETQSRPMDGSDRRDYRRGPPGSDKKADSGAGATTAGDIQFRGGFGGGFGRGSKPPGSEE; encoded by the exons ATGTTGATGCCCAAGAAGAACCGAGTTGCAATATATGAAGCGCTATTCAAAGATGGAGTACTAGTGGCTGAAAAGAAACTTTCCATGGATAAGCATCCAGATATTGAAGTACCAAATCTGCATGTCGTAAAAGCAATGATG TCATTAAAGTCTAGAGGATATGTCAAGGAACAGTTTGCTTGGAGACACTATTATTGGTATCTCACCAATGATGGCATTGAATATCTTAGAGAGTTCCTCCATCTTCCAGCTGAGATTGTACCATCAACACTGAAACGTCAGCAGAGGGCAGATACTGCTAGACCACGAGGACGAG AAACACAGTCACGACCCATGGATGGCTCAGATAGAAGGGATTACCGCCGAGGACCTCCTGGTTCTGATAAAAAAGCTGACTCCGGTGCTGGTGCCACTACTGCTGGCGACATTCAGTTT AGAGGAGGATTCGGTGGTGGATTTGGACGCGGGAGTAAACCACCTGGTTCTGAAGAGTAA